The following coding sequences are from one Paenibacillus stellifer window:
- a CDS encoding DUF2975 domain-containing protein: protein MKRETLFLKIAVFLMGVPILALCVLGIPSIVKETAERYPGYWLYPLLIILYGSAIPFFAALIQAFKLLSYIDKNNAFSELSVRALKIIKYCAFIISILFTASLPFLYFIADEDDAPGLIVIGLVIIFASIVVAVFAAVLQKLLNNAIDIKSENDLTV, encoded by the coding sequence ATGAAACGAGAAACACTTTTTCTGAAGATTGCTGTGTTTCTTATGGGAGTTCCAATTCTTGCTTTATGTGTATTAGGGATACCTTCCATAGTTAAAGAAACTGCAGAACGCTATCCGGGATATTGGCTATACCCCCTATTAATCATCTTGTATGGATCGGCGATACCGTTCTTTGCAGCATTGATTCAGGCTTTTAAACTTTTAAGCTATATTGACAAGAACAATGCTTTCTCCGAGTTATCCGTAAGGGCTTTGAAAATTATTAAATACTGTGCATTTATAATCAGTATCTTGTTTACGGCAAGCCTGCCGTTTTTATATTTCATAGCGGATGAAGACGACGCTCCTGGTCTAATCGTAATCGGATTGGTCATTATTTTTGCTTCCATTGTGGTTGCGGTGTTTGCCGCCGTTCTTCAAAAGCTGTTAAACAATGCCATCGACATCAAATCTGAAAATGATTTAACGGTCTGA
- a CDS encoding helix-turn-helix domain-containing protein, translating into MAIIINIDVMLAKRKMSVTELSEKVGITMANLSILKNGKAKAIRLSTLEAICKALECQPGDLLEYRSDEETL; encoded by the coding sequence ATGGCGATTATCATTAATATTGACGTGATGCTGGCGAAGCGGAAAATGAGCGTTACCGAGCTTTCGGAGAAGGTTGGAATTACGATGGCTAATCTTTCTATCCTGAAAAATGGCAAAGCCAAAGCGATCCGTTTATCCACCTTAGAGGCGATATGCAAGGCTCTGGAATGCCAGCCTGGAGATCTTTTGGAGTACCGAAGCGATGAAGAGACTCTTTAA
- a CDS encoding DUF817 domain-containing protein, producing the protein MRALIQLVRFGREQALSCLFPVVIFASLAITKILPLPFLPRYDWLLIICLLMQWLMVYSGLETRDELKVITLFHLIGLALELFKVHMGSWSYPEEGYFKIGGVPLYSGFMYASVASYLCQAWRRFEVELVKWPRFWVVVVLAAAIYLNFFTHHYWIDVRWWLSGLVLILFWQSWVTYKVGGTRYRMPLALSFGLIGFFIWIAENIATFFGAWQYPNQREAWSLVHLGKVSSWLLLVIVSFLIVATLKQVKGKIPPESKS; encoded by the coding sequence ATGAGGGCACTAATACAGTTGGTTCGTTTTGGCCGTGAGCAGGCCTTGTCCTGTTTGTTTCCGGTTGTTATTTTCGCCTCTTTGGCAATTACAAAAATCCTGCCGCTTCCCTTCCTGCCACGGTATGACTGGCTGCTAATCATTTGCCTGCTGATGCAGTGGCTGATGGTGTATTCCGGGCTTGAGACAAGAGATGAGCTTAAGGTGATCACTTTGTTCCATCTAATCGGACTTGCGCTTGAGCTGTTCAAAGTACATATGGGCTCCTGGTCTTATCCGGAGGAGGGGTATTTTAAAATTGGCGGAGTACCATTGTACAGCGGATTCATGTACGCAAGTGTGGCAAGCTATCTGTGCCAGGCATGGAGGAGGTTTGAGGTTGAACTGGTCAAGTGGCCGCGGTTCTGGGTCGTTGTAGTTCTTGCAGCTGCGATCTATTTGAATTTTTTCACCCATCATTACTGGATTGATGTCCGCTGGTGGTTGTCAGGGCTTGTACTGATCCTGTTCTGGCAATCATGGGTTACATACAAGGTGGGCGGAACCCGTTACCGTATGCCGCTTGCGCTTTCTTTTGGACTTATTGGATTTTTTATATGGATCGCCGAAAATATCGCAACATTCTTTGGAGCCTGGCAATACCCGAATCAGAGAGAAGCCTGGAGTCTCGTTCATCTGGGAAAGGTGAGCTCCTGGCTGTTATTAGTGATTGTCAGTTTCCTTATAGTAGCGACGTTAAAGCAGGTTAAGGGAAAAATTCCGCCAGAATCGAAATCCTAA
- a CDS encoding DUF5808 domain-containing protein, with product MTFKKVKLLVPKDSGIGWTLNLRHPFTWLVLAALFVIAVMRSFFIK from the coding sequence ATGACATTTAAAAAAGTAAAATTGTTAGTTCCAAAAGACTCCGGAATCGGATGGACCCTTAATTTACGCCATCCTTTCACTTGGCTCGTTCTCGCTGCTCTGTTTGTAATCGCGGTGATGCGTTCCTTTTTTATCAAGTAA
- the miaA gene encoding tRNA (adenosine(37)-N6)-dimethylallyltransferase MiaA → MTTEAKPKLLVLLGPTAVGKTRLSLSLASALHAEIISGDSMQVYRGMDIGTAKIKPEEMEGIPHHLIDVLDPTEPYSVAEFQAEGRRLIGEISARGRLPFIVGGTGLYIESLCYGFRFSEAVADEAFRSEMDRFAEEHGAFALHARLAEVDPESAERLHPNDRRRIIRALEIFRQTNTPLSQSPAAVKPESPYDLCLIGLTMDRQMLYQRIEERIDEMLADGLVDEVKALMERGCSRNLVSMQGLGYKEIAAYLEGEMTCEEAVTLLKRDTRRFAKRQLSWFRHMKDIHWIDVGGGTDFSVNFAKIRDIIAASMG, encoded by the coding sequence TTGACAACCGAAGCTAAACCGAAGCTGCTTGTGCTGCTGGGTCCGACCGCAGTCGGCAAGACGCGGCTCAGCCTCAGCCTCGCCTCCGCACTCCATGCCGAAATCATCTCCGGTGATTCCATGCAGGTGTACCGCGGGATGGATATCGGCACGGCCAAAATCAAGCCGGAGGAGATGGAAGGGATTCCTCATCATCTGATTGATGTTCTGGACCCGACTGAGCCGTATTCAGTCGCCGAATTTCAGGCCGAGGGGCGCAGGCTGATCGGTGAAATCAGCGCAAGAGGCAGGCTGCCGTTCATCGTTGGAGGGACGGGGCTGTACATCGAATCGCTATGCTACGGCTTCCGCTTCTCGGAGGCGGTGGCGGACGAGGCGTTCCGCAGCGAAATGGACCGGTTCGCCGAGGAGCATGGGGCGTTTGCGCTGCACGCAAGGCTGGCCGAGGTTGATCCGGAAAGCGCTGAAAGGCTTCATCCGAACGATCGCCGGCGGATTATCCGGGCGCTTGAGATTTTCCGGCAGACGAATACTCCGCTCTCCCAGTCTCCTGCAGCCGTCAAGCCGGAGTCGCCTTACGACCTCTGTCTGATCGGTCTGACAATGGACCGTCAAATGCTGTATCAGCGTATTGAAGAACGGATCGATGAAATGTTGGCGGATGGGCTTGTTGACGAGGTGAAAGCTCTAATGGAACGCGGATGCAGCCGAAATCTCGTATCCATGCAGGGACTGGGCTACAAGGAGATCGCCGCTTATCTCGAGGGCGAAATGACCTGCGAAGAGGCGGTTACACTGCTAAAGAGAGATACCCGGCGCTTTGCCAAGCGGCAGCTCTCCTGGTTCCGCCACATGAAGGACATACACTGGATCGACGTTGGCGGCGGGACAGACTTTTCCGTGAATTTTGCCAAGATCCGGGACATAATAGCAGCTTCAATGGGATAA